Proteins encoded in a region of the Clostridium cagae genome:
- a CDS encoding PTS sugar transporter subunit IIB codes for MKKIMAVCGSGLGSSFMVEMNITDVLRELGVDDQYEANHTSLADVTASDADIFVTGIDLADSASHLPELIVLDSLLDRDELKRKIQEKIGL; via the coding sequence ATGAAAAAGATTATGGCAGTTTGTGGATCAGGTTTAGGATCAAGTTTTATGGTGGAAATGAACATTACGGATGTATTAAGAGAATTAGGCGTAGATGATCAATATGAAGCAAATCACACATCTTTAGCTGACGTAACAGCATCAGATGCAGATATATTTGTAACAGGAATAGATTTAGCAGATAGTGCAAGTCACTTACCAGAACTTATAGTTTTAGACTCTTTATTAGATAGAGATGAATTAAAAAGAAAAATTCAAGAAAAAATAGGTCTTTAA
- a CDS encoding transketolase, protein MNKQHLENISKELRKDIIEMIYESGSGHPGGSLSIIDVVTYLYFEKMNIDPKNPKLEGRDRFILSKGHAAPAQYAALAKRGFFEREELKNLRKLGSFLQGHPDAKKCPGVEISTGSLGQGFSNSCGLALASKMDNKSENIYVVLGDGEIQEGIVWETAMAAAKFKLDNLVAIVDRNGIQLDGRTSEIMGVDPLGDRWKSFGWNVIECDGHNFDEIDEAFNKAGQVEGKPTVIIAHTIKGKGISFMEDNVAWHGMAPSKEQKEQAVIELSK, encoded by the coding sequence ATGAACAAGCAACATTTAGAAAATATATCAAAAGAATTAAGAAAAGATATTATTGAAATGATTTATGAATCAGGTTCAGGACATCCAGGTGGATCTTTATCAATAATAGATGTAGTTACATATTTATATTTCGAAAAGATGAACATAGATCCTAAAAATCCTAAGTTAGAAGGTAGAGATAGATTTATATTAAGCAAAGGTCATGCGGCACCAGCGCAATATGCAGCATTAGCTAAAAGAGGATTTTTTGAAAGAGAAGAATTAAAGAATTTAAGAAAATTAGGATCATTTTTACAAGGACATCCTGATGCAAAGAAATGTCCAGGCGTTGAAATTTCTACAGGATCTTTAGGCCAAGGATTTTCAAATAGTTGTGGATTAGCATTAGCATCTAAAATGGATAATAAAAGTGAAAATATTTATGTTGTCTTAGGTGATGGAGAAATACAAGAAGGAATAGTTTGGGAAACAGCTATGGCAGCAGCTAAATTTAAATTAGATAACTTAGTTGCTATTGTTGATAGAAATGGGATTCAACTAGATGGAAGAACATCAGAAATAATGGGTGTAGATCCATTAGGCGATAGATGGAAAAGTTTTGGATGGAATGTTATAGAATGTGATGGTCACAATTTTGATGAAATAGATGAAGCATTTAATAAAGCAGGACAAGTTGAAGGAAAGCCTACAGTAATAATAGCTCATACAATCAAAGGAAAAGGTATATCTTTTATGGAAGACAACGTTGCATGGCATGGTATGGCTCCATCAAAAGAACAAAAAGAACAAGCTGTAATTGAATTAAGTAAATAG
- a CDS encoding PTS sugar transporter subunit IIA yields MLVKVVDRVEDYKEAIKLSCDILEENGIVEKRYYDSILKKIEDLGPYFCIADGVAMPHARPEDGTLKEGVSVVKLNNPVDFLGKKINVFFTLSAKDNDSHLDLLRKIAEVCMNKEKLDIIINSKCEKEIKEVL; encoded by the coding sequence ATGCTAGTAAAAGTTGTTGATAGAGTAGAGGATTATAAAGAAGCTATAAAGCTTTCTTGCGATATATTAGAAGAAAACGGAATTGTGGAAAAAAGATATTATGATTCTATATTAAAGAAGATAGAAGATCTTGGTCCATATTTTTGTATAGCTGATGGGGTAGCAATGCCACATGCAAGACCAGAGGATGGAACTTTAAAAGAGGGTGTTAGTGTTGTAAAACTTAACAATCCAGTAGACTTTTTAGGAAAAAAAATAAATGTGTTTTTTACACTTTCTGCAAAGGACAATGACTCACACTTAGATTTATTAAGAAAAATTGCAGAAGTTTGTATGAATAAAGAAAAATTAGATATAATAATAAACTCAAAATGTGAAAAAGAAATCAAGGAGGTACTTTAA
- a CDS encoding PTS ascorbate transporter subunit IIC, translated as MGGILKVAVDFLSEPAVLIGIIVLVGLVLQKKPADAIVKATLKAMVGFVVIASAAGVIVGSLEPFGIMFEAGFNISGVIPNNEAVVAMAMDKFGTNTALIMTFGMIANIIIARFTKYKYIFLTGHHTLFMACMIAVILGSAGMSGAHLIFTGSLALGLIMILSPAILQPFMKKITGNDSVALGHFSGIGYAVSAIIGKLVGKDSKSTEEMKVPKSLSFLRDSVVSISLTMLVLYVGVAIAAGPEFVETELSGGKNFIVYSMIQALTFAAGFILIQNGVRLVLNEIVPAFKGISNKLVPNSKPALDCPIVFPYAPNAVLIGFIFSFLGGVVSMLVLGVLGLVIIIPGVVPHFFTGATAAVFGNATGGRRGAMIGSFVNGVMISFLPVALLPVLGNLGFANSTFSDGDFGIVGIFLGKVQEFVGGVGLTATLLGIVAIMIGLTMVSKKKEA; from the coding sequence ATGGGTGGTATTTTAAAAGTTGCAGTAGACTTTTTATCAGAACCAGCGGTGTTAATAGGTATTATAGTTTTAGTTGGATTAGTACTTCAAAAGAAACCAGCTGATGCAATAGTAAAAGCTACATTAAAAGCAATGGTTGGATTTGTAGTTATAGCATCAGCAGCAGGCGTAATCGTTGGATCATTAGAGCCATTTGGAATTATGTTTGAAGCTGGATTTAATATATCAGGGGTTATACCTAACAATGAAGCTGTAGTAGCAATGGCTATGGACAAGTTTGGAACAAACACAGCTTTAATTATGACTTTTGGTATGATAGCTAATATAATAATAGCAAGATTTACAAAGTATAAATACATATTTTTAACAGGTCATCATACATTATTTATGGCATGTATGATAGCAGTTATATTAGGATCAGCTGGAATGAGTGGAGCTCACTTAATCTTCACAGGTTCATTAGCATTAGGTCTTATAATGATTTTATCACCAGCTATATTACAACCGTTCATGAAGAAAATCACAGGAAATGATTCTGTTGCACTAGGTCACTTCTCAGGAATTGGTTATGCAGTATCAGCTATAATCGGTAAATTAGTAGGAAAAGATTCAAAATCAACAGAAGAAATGAAAGTTCCTAAATCTCTAAGTTTCTTAAGGGATTCAGTAGTTTCAATATCACTTACAATGTTAGTATTATATGTTGGGGTTGCTATAGCAGCAGGTCCAGAATTTGTAGAAACAGAGTTGTCAGGTGGAAAGAATTTTATAGTTTATTCAATGATTCAAGCATTAACTTTCGCAGCAGGATTTATACTAATCCAAAATGGTGTTAGATTAGTACTTAATGAAATAGTTCCTGCATTTAAGGGGATTTCAAACAAATTAGTTCCTAATTCAAAACCAGCATTAGATTGTCCGATAGTATTCCCATATGCACCGAATGCCGTACTAATAGGATTTATCTTCTCATTCTTAGGTGGAGTAGTTTCAATGTTAGTATTAGGAGTATTAGGATTAGTAATCATAATCCCAGGTGTTGTTCCTCACTTCTTCACAGGAGCTACAGCAGCAGTATTTGGTAATGCAACAGGTGGTAGAAGAGGTGCTATGATAGGTTCATTTGTAAATGGAGTTATGATTTCATTCTTACCAGTAGCATTATTACCTGTACTAGGAAATTTAGGTTTTGCTAATTCAACATTCTCAGATGGTGACTTTGGAATAGTTGGTATATTCCTTGGTAAAGTTCAAGAGTTTGTTGGCGGCGTAGGATTAACTGCAACATTACTTGGAATAGTTGCGATAATGATAGGTTTAACAATGGTAAGCAAGAAAAAAGAAGCATAA
- a CDS encoding transketolase family protein gives MKRATRESYGATLAQLGNENKNIVVLDADLSKATKSEMFAKAHPDRFINVGIAEQNMIGMAAGLASGGKIPFATTFAVFAAGRAFEVIRNSVCYPNVNVKIAATHAGITVGPDGGSHQAIEDIALMASLPNMVVLSPADDIEACKCIKAAAEIKSPVYIRLGRIALEDIYTEDYDFEIGKGSTLVEGNDVTIIATGIMVHKALKAAEELKAEGINARVINIATIKPIDEEIIIKAAKETKGIVTVEEHSIIGGLGDRVASVVCDNHPTMVKKIGVNDVFGESGDPDGLLEKYGLTVENIKKVSKELVK, from the coding sequence ATGAAAAGAGCAACTAGAGAATCATATGGAGCAACTTTAGCTCAATTAGGAAATGAAAATAAAAATATAGTAGTATTAGATGCGGACCTTTCAAAAGCTACTAAATCAGAAATGTTTGCAAAAGCACATCCAGATAGATTTATTAATGTTGGTATAGCTGAACAAAACATGATTGGTATGGCAGCAGGTCTTGCAAGTGGTGGAAAAATACCTTTTGCTACTACTTTTGCAGTTTTTGCAGCAGGTAGAGCATTTGAAGTAATAAGAAATTCAGTATGTTATCCAAATGTTAATGTTAAAATAGCTGCAACTCATGCAGGAATAACAGTAGGTCCAGATGGTGGATCACATCAAGCAATAGAAGATATCGCACTTATGGCATCATTACCTAATATGGTAGTTTTATCACCAGCTGATGATATTGAAGCTTGTAAATGTATTAAAGCAGCAGCTGAAATTAAATCTCCTGTTTATATAAGATTAGGAAGAATTGCATTAGAAGATATATATACAGAAGATTATGATTTTGAGATAGGAAAAGGAAGTACTTTAGTTGAAGGAAATGATGTAACAATAATTGCAACTGGAATAATGGTTCATAAAGCATTAAAGGCGGCTGAAGAACTTAAAGCAGAGGGCATAAATGCAAGAGTCATAAATATTGCAACTATTAAACCAATAGATGAAGAAATAATAATAAAAGCAGCTAAAGAAACAAAAGGAATTGTGACAGTTGAAGAACATTCAATAATTGGTGGGTTAGGTGATAGAGTAGCAAGCGTAGTTTGTGATAACCATCCAACTATGGTTAAGAAAATAGGGGTTAATGATGTATTTGGAGAATCAGGGGATCCAGATGGATTATTAGAAAAGTATGGATTAACTGTTGAAAACATTAAGAAAGTATCTAAAGAATTAGTTAAATAG